A genomic stretch from Oreochromis aureus strain Israel breed Guangdong linkage group 17, ZZ_aureus, whole genome shotgun sequence includes:
- the LOC116313039 gene encoding E3 ubiquitin-protein ligase TRIM21-like isoform X1, which yields MKEATMTSTREDLWHILECLTAEQFKNFQWFLKEEDVKNKFPAIAQARLEGADRQDTIDLMVQKYRPSGAVQITMKILGKINRNDLVQDLSNKSNEDHKISAALPCEDETRRAKLREMKARIDLMIKDRQMKICEVRRTAELSRKSAERQTSDSMRAFEALVASVQSSLDKLIGEIDEKQKMTQKQAGGLIQQLEKEIYELNKSSEEVEQLTKDQRDSLPSFTNEMLTEARFPQPSYKETVISTVTQLKEKLSKDMEMFLAVTELNRLRQFAVDVTLDPDTAHPNLILSEDGKQVHCGDIKQTLPDNQDRFDQVINVVGKQSFSSESFYYEVQVKEKISWDLGVAKESINRKESIKVSPENGFWTICLRAGKYKASRVHLSVGSQPRKVGVFVDYENRSVSFYNAESAELIHCYTDCSFKEKLRPFFSPGTLRDGQNSTPLIICPLYHNYQI from the exons GAAGCCACAATGACGTCTACTAGAGAAGATCTTTGGCACATTCTTGAGTGTCTGACAGCTGAACAGTTCAAGAACTTTCAGTGGTTCCTCAAGGAGGAGGATGTGAAAAACAAATTTCCAGCCATCGCACAGGCCCGACTAGAAGGAGCGGACAGGCAAGATACGATTGATCTGATGGTGCAAAAATACCGCCCCTCAGGAGCTGTGCAAATAACCATGAAGATCTTAGGGAAGATCAACAGAAATGATCTGGTGCAGGATTTGTCAAACAAGTCAAATGAAG ACCACAAGATCTCTGCAGCGCTCCCATGTGAGGATGAGACAAGGAGGGCCAAACTGAGGGAGATGAAAGCCCGAATTGATCTGATGATCAAGGACAGGCAGATGAAGATCTGTGAAGTCAGACGCACAGCAGAGCTCAGCAGGAAGTCTGCAGAGCGACAGACCTCAGACAGCATGAGGGCGTTTGAAGCTCTGGTGGCCTCTGTCCAGAGCAGTCTGGATAAACTCATCGGAGAGATCgatgaaaagcagaaaatgacaCAGAAACAGGCTGGAGGATTAATCCAGCAGCTGGAGAAGGAAATCTATGAGCTGAACAAGAGTAGCGAAGAGGTGGAGCAACTTACCAAAGACCAACGTGACTCCCTGCCAAGTTTCACAAATGAGATGCTGACAGAAGCCAGGTTCCCCCAGCCATCTTACAAAGAAACTGTGATAAGCACCGTCACTCAgctgaaggaaaaactcagcaAAGACATGGAGATGTTTCTCGCTGTGACTGAGCTGAACAGGCTCCGGCAGTTTGCAGTGGATGTGACGCTGGATCCAGATACAGCACATCCCAACCTCATCCTGTCTGAGGACGGGAAGCAAGTTCACTGTGGTGACATAAAACAAACTCTCCCAGACAACCAAGATAGATTTGACCAGGTTATTAATGTTGTGGGAAAGCAGAGCTTCTCTTCAGAAAGCTTTTACTATGAAGTTCAGGTTAAGGAGAAAATCTCCTGGGATTTAGGTGTCGCTAAAGAGTCAATAAATAGGAAGGAATCAATCAAAGTGAGCCCTGAGAACGGCTTCTGGACAATATGTTTAAGGGCAGGAAAATACAAAGCCTCACGTGTCCATCTCAGTGTGGGCTCTCAGCCAAGGAAAGTGGGAGTGTTTGTGGATTATGAGAATCGTTCAGTCTCCTTTTATAATGCTGAGTCCGCAGAACTCATTCATTGCTACACTGACTGCTCCTTCAAAGAGAAACTCCGACCTTTCTTCAGCCCCGGGACTCTTCGTGATGGCCAAAACTCCACGCCGCTCATCATCTGTCCTCTCTATCACAACTATCAGATCTGA
- the LOC116313039 gene encoding E3 ubiquitin-protein ligase TRIM21-like isoform X2, with translation MTSTREDLWHILECLTAEQFKNFQWFLKEEDVKNKFPAIAQARLEGADRQDTIDLMVQKYRPSGAVQITMKILGKINRNDLVQDLSNKSNEDHKISAALPCEDETRRAKLREMKARIDLMIKDRQMKICEVRRTAELSRKSAERQTSDSMRAFEALVASVQSSLDKLIGEIDEKQKMTQKQAGGLIQQLEKEIYELNKSSEEVEQLTKDQRDSLPSFTNEMLTEARFPQPSYKETVISTVTQLKEKLSKDMEMFLAVTELNRLRQFAVDVTLDPDTAHPNLILSEDGKQVHCGDIKQTLPDNQDRFDQVINVVGKQSFSSESFYYEVQVKEKISWDLGVAKESINRKESIKVSPENGFWTICLRAGKYKASRVHLSVGSQPRKVGVFVDYENRSVSFYNAESAELIHCYTDCSFKEKLRPFFSPGTLRDGQNSTPLIICPLYHNYQI, from the exons ATGACGTCTACTAGAGAAGATCTTTGGCACATTCTTGAGTGTCTGACAGCTGAACAGTTCAAGAACTTTCAGTGGTTCCTCAAGGAGGAGGATGTGAAAAACAAATTTCCAGCCATCGCACAGGCCCGACTAGAAGGAGCGGACAGGCAAGATACGATTGATCTGATGGTGCAAAAATACCGCCCCTCAGGAGCTGTGCAAATAACCATGAAGATCTTAGGGAAGATCAACAGAAATGATCTGGTGCAGGATTTGTCAAACAAGTCAAATGAAG ACCACAAGATCTCTGCAGCGCTCCCATGTGAGGATGAGACAAGGAGGGCCAAACTGAGGGAGATGAAAGCCCGAATTGATCTGATGATCAAGGACAGGCAGATGAAGATCTGTGAAGTCAGACGCACAGCAGAGCTCAGCAGGAAGTCTGCAGAGCGACAGACCTCAGACAGCATGAGGGCGTTTGAAGCTCTGGTGGCCTCTGTCCAGAGCAGTCTGGATAAACTCATCGGAGAGATCgatgaaaagcagaaaatgacaCAGAAACAGGCTGGAGGATTAATCCAGCAGCTGGAGAAGGAAATCTATGAGCTGAACAAGAGTAGCGAAGAGGTGGAGCAACTTACCAAAGACCAACGTGACTCCCTGCCAAGTTTCACAAATGAGATGCTGACAGAAGCCAGGTTCCCCCAGCCATCTTACAAAGAAACTGTGATAAGCACCGTCACTCAgctgaaggaaaaactcagcaAAGACATGGAGATGTTTCTCGCTGTGACTGAGCTGAACAGGCTCCGGCAGTTTGCAGTGGATGTGACGCTGGATCCAGATACAGCACATCCCAACCTCATCCTGTCTGAGGACGGGAAGCAAGTTCACTGTGGTGACATAAAACAAACTCTCCCAGACAACCAAGATAGATTTGACCAGGTTATTAATGTTGTGGGAAAGCAGAGCTTCTCTTCAGAAAGCTTTTACTATGAAGTTCAGGTTAAGGAGAAAATCTCCTGGGATTTAGGTGTCGCTAAAGAGTCAATAAATAGGAAGGAATCAATCAAAGTGAGCCCTGAGAACGGCTTCTGGACAATATGTTTAAGGGCAGGAAAATACAAAGCCTCACGTGTCCATCTCAGTGTGGGCTCTCAGCCAAGGAAAGTGGGAGTGTTTGTGGATTATGAGAATCGTTCAGTCTCCTTTTATAATGCTGAGTCCGCAGAACTCATTCATTGCTACACTGACTGCTCCTTCAAAGAGAAACTCCGACCTTTCTTCAGCCCCGGGACTCTTCGTGATGGCCAAAACTCCACGCCGCTCATCATCTGTCCTCTCTATCACAACTATCAGATCTGA
- the LOC116318214 gene encoding F-box only protein 15-like isoform X1, with protein MAERKSEIFRSFPQALNKWNQPVLEQGRGRGRPGPRRPSRRQTGGRSRCPEAPTDNEKAEFPKVRSSVSKENLVERLPSEILLKILSYLDVSSLFCISHVSKLFYQLANDDFMWYRIYMSEFGWKPKAVGNVAVKMEPAEDRSTGCWKWMYFRMMTGQEMNKWRGALRDIGPFTGLPQQTEWVLRNLNVSWELMLHTQRGQVVVLEQSRGYYLESSMIVHWSGGCLPSYQHINSIQLYGVRKEKLAWRSLILNLDMETHPYEVIGKDGKIRLACLSPGVVIGFWTGQGNVAFIMISLHFHRLVEKILLGSPVCPYSEPLDRPPVDDSDPKFGLHGYTLHFVLHNTRTQIMSGHFRRLSCSTIQQGLAEMKVISRTNVSQHRSLSGSIRLPWKREKLEGSVENCCIMTLTLLDDFQKPFWCVSTPVTISMVKKSQSFDYSGTDFLMVYRSSEGQVKMKLVWLKEQQQFFLVGLTLYVSILKVNAHFSTKYKS; from the exons ATGGCGGAGAGAAAGAGTGAAATTTTCCGCAGTTTTCCCCAGGCTCTGAACAAGTGGAACCAGCCAGTTCTGGAGCAGGGTCGCGGCAGAGGAAGGCCAGGTCCCAGGCGACCGAGCAGAAGACAGACCGGCGGCAGGAG TAGATGTCCAGAAGCACCAACAGACAACGAAAAAGCAGAATTTCCCAAAGTGAGGTCCTCGGTTTCCAAAGAGAACTTGGTGGAAAG GTTGCCGTCTGAGATTCTGCTCAAGATTCTGTCGTACCTGGATGTGTCCTCGCTGTTCTGCATCAGCCATGTCAGCAAGCTCTTCTACCAGCTCGCCAATGACGA CTTCATGTGGTACAGGATCTACATGTCAGAGTTTGGGTGGAAGCCAAAAGCGGTGGGGAACGTGGCGGTGAAGATGGAGCCAGCGGAGGATCGATCGACGGGCTGCTGGAAGTGGATGTACTTCAGGATGATGACTGGACAAGAGATGAACAAGTGGAGAGGAGCGCTGAGAGACATCGGCCCATTCACCGGCCTGCCCCAGCAGACTGAGTGGGTGCTCAG GAACCTGAATGTGAGCTGGGAGCTGATGCTGCACACTCAGCGGGGTCAGGTGGTCGTGCTGGAGCAGAGCCGAGGGTACTACTTGGAGTCCTCCATGATCGTCCACTGGAGCGGAGGCTGCCTTCCGTCCTACCAACACATCAACAGCATCCAGCTGTACGGAGTCAGGAAGGAGAA gcTGGCCTGGCGCTCTCTGATTTTAAACCTGGATATGGAGACCCATCCGTATGAGGTCATCGGCAAAGATGGAAAGATCAGGCTTGCGTGTCTGTCGCCGGGAGTCGTCATCGGCTTCTGGACG GGGCAGGGCAATGTGGCCTTCATCATGATCAGCCTGCACTTCCACAGGCTGGTGGAGAAGATTCTGCTGGGATCTCCAGTATG CCCATATTCCGAACCTTTGGACCGGCCTCCCGTGGACGACTCAGACCCTAAATTTGGTCTCCACGGCTACACTCTGCACTTCGTCCTGCACAATACCAGGACCCAGATCATGTCGGGACACTTTCGCCGGCTCTCCTGCAGCACAA TTCAACAGGGACTTGCTGAGATGAAGGTCATCAGCAGGACTAACGTGTCCCAGCACCGATCGCTGTCTGGAAGCATCCGGCTGCCCTGGAAGAGGGAGAAGCTGGAAGGCTCGGTAGAG AACTGCTGCATTATGACGTTGACCCTGCTGGACGACTTCCAGAAACCCTTCTGGTGCGTCAGCACCCCCGTCACCATCTCCATGGTGAAGAAGTCTCAGTCGTTCGACTACAGCGGCACCGACTTCCTGATGGTGTACCGCAGCTCTGAGGGGCAGGTGAAGATGAAGCTGGTCTGGCTGAAAGAGCAGCAGCAGTTCTTCCTCGTCGGCCTCACGCTCTACGTCTCCATCCTCAAAGTCAACGCTCACTTCAGCACCAAGTACAAAAGCTGA
- the LOC116318214 gene encoding F-box only protein 15-like isoform X3, with translation MAERKSEIFRSFPQALNKWNQPVLEQGRGRGRPGPRRPSRRQTGGRSRCPEAPTDNEKAEFPKVRSSVSKENLVERLPSEILLKILSYLDVSSLFCISHVSKLFYQLANDDFMWYRIYMSEFGWKPKAVGNVAVKMEPAEDRSTGCWKWMYFRMMTGQEMNKWRGALRDIGPFTGLPQQTEWVLRNLNVSWELMLHTQRGQVVVLEQSRGYYLESSMIVHWSGGCLPSYQHINSIQLYGVRKEKLAWRSLILNLDMETHPYEVIGKDGKIRLACLSPGVVIGFWTGNVAFIMISLHFHRLVEKILLGSPVCPYSEPLDRPPVDDSDPKFGLHGYTLHFVLHNTRTQIMSGHFRRLSCSTIQQGLAEMKVISRTNVSQHRSLSGSIRLPWKREKLEGSVENCCIMTLTLLDDFQKPFWCVSTPVTISMVKKSQSFDYSGTDFLMVYRSSEGQVKMKLVWLKEQQQFFLVGLTLYVSILKVNAHFSTKYKS, from the exons ATGGCGGAGAGAAAGAGTGAAATTTTCCGCAGTTTTCCCCAGGCTCTGAACAAGTGGAACCAGCCAGTTCTGGAGCAGGGTCGCGGCAGAGGAAGGCCAGGTCCCAGGCGACCGAGCAGAAGACAGACCGGCGGCAGGAG TAGATGTCCAGAAGCACCAACAGACAACGAAAAAGCAGAATTTCCCAAAGTGAGGTCCTCGGTTTCCAAAGAGAACTTGGTGGAAAG GTTGCCGTCTGAGATTCTGCTCAAGATTCTGTCGTACCTGGATGTGTCCTCGCTGTTCTGCATCAGCCATGTCAGCAAGCTCTTCTACCAGCTCGCCAATGACGA CTTCATGTGGTACAGGATCTACATGTCAGAGTTTGGGTGGAAGCCAAAAGCGGTGGGGAACGTGGCGGTGAAGATGGAGCCAGCGGAGGATCGATCGACGGGCTGCTGGAAGTGGATGTACTTCAGGATGATGACTGGACAAGAGATGAACAAGTGGAGAGGAGCGCTGAGAGACATCGGCCCATTCACCGGCCTGCCCCAGCAGACTGAGTGGGTGCTCAG GAACCTGAATGTGAGCTGGGAGCTGATGCTGCACACTCAGCGGGGTCAGGTGGTCGTGCTGGAGCAGAGCCGAGGGTACTACTTGGAGTCCTCCATGATCGTCCACTGGAGCGGAGGCTGCCTTCCGTCCTACCAACACATCAACAGCATCCAGCTGTACGGAGTCAGGAAGGAGAA gcTGGCCTGGCGCTCTCTGATTTTAAACCTGGATATGGAGACCCATCCGTATGAGGTCATCGGCAAAGATGGAAAGATCAGGCTTGCGTGTCTGTCGCCGGGAGTCGTCATCGGCTTCTGGACG GGCAATGTGGCCTTCATCATGATCAGCCTGCACTTCCACAGGCTGGTGGAGAAGATTCTGCTGGGATCTCCAGTATG CCCATATTCCGAACCTTTGGACCGGCCTCCCGTGGACGACTCAGACCCTAAATTTGGTCTCCACGGCTACACTCTGCACTTCGTCCTGCACAATACCAGGACCCAGATCATGTCGGGACACTTTCGCCGGCTCTCCTGCAGCACAA TTCAACAGGGACTTGCTGAGATGAAGGTCATCAGCAGGACTAACGTGTCCCAGCACCGATCGCTGTCTGGAAGCATCCGGCTGCCCTGGAAGAGGGAGAAGCTGGAAGGCTCGGTAGAG AACTGCTGCATTATGACGTTGACCCTGCTGGACGACTTCCAGAAACCCTTCTGGTGCGTCAGCACCCCCGTCACCATCTCCATGGTGAAGAAGTCTCAGTCGTTCGACTACAGCGGCACCGACTTCCTGATGGTGTACCGCAGCTCTGAGGGGCAGGTGAAGATGAAGCTGGTCTGGCTGAAAGAGCAGCAGCAGTTCTTCCTCGTCGGCCTCACGCTCTACGTCTCCATCCTCAAAGTCAACGCTCACTTCAGCACCAAGTACAAAAGCTGA
- the LOC116318214 gene encoding F-box only protein 15-like isoform X2: protein MAERKSEIFRSFPQALNKWNQPVLEQGRGRGRPGPRRPSRRQTGGRRCPEAPTDNEKAEFPKVRSSVSKENLVERLPSEILLKILSYLDVSSLFCISHVSKLFYQLANDDFMWYRIYMSEFGWKPKAVGNVAVKMEPAEDRSTGCWKWMYFRMMTGQEMNKWRGALRDIGPFTGLPQQTEWVLRNLNVSWELMLHTQRGQVVVLEQSRGYYLESSMIVHWSGGCLPSYQHINSIQLYGVRKEKLAWRSLILNLDMETHPYEVIGKDGKIRLACLSPGVVIGFWTGQGNVAFIMISLHFHRLVEKILLGSPVCPYSEPLDRPPVDDSDPKFGLHGYTLHFVLHNTRTQIMSGHFRRLSCSTIQQGLAEMKVISRTNVSQHRSLSGSIRLPWKREKLEGSVENCCIMTLTLLDDFQKPFWCVSTPVTISMVKKSQSFDYSGTDFLMVYRSSEGQVKMKLVWLKEQQQFFLVGLTLYVSILKVNAHFSTKYKS from the exons ATGGCGGAGAGAAAGAGTGAAATTTTCCGCAGTTTTCCCCAGGCTCTGAACAAGTGGAACCAGCCAGTTCTGGAGCAGGGTCGCGGCAGAGGAAGGCCAGGTCCCAGGCGACCGAGCAGAAGACAGACCGGCGGCAGGAG ATGTCCAGAAGCACCAACAGACAACGAAAAAGCAGAATTTCCCAAAGTGAGGTCCTCGGTTTCCAAAGAGAACTTGGTGGAAAG GTTGCCGTCTGAGATTCTGCTCAAGATTCTGTCGTACCTGGATGTGTCCTCGCTGTTCTGCATCAGCCATGTCAGCAAGCTCTTCTACCAGCTCGCCAATGACGA CTTCATGTGGTACAGGATCTACATGTCAGAGTTTGGGTGGAAGCCAAAAGCGGTGGGGAACGTGGCGGTGAAGATGGAGCCAGCGGAGGATCGATCGACGGGCTGCTGGAAGTGGATGTACTTCAGGATGATGACTGGACAAGAGATGAACAAGTGGAGAGGAGCGCTGAGAGACATCGGCCCATTCACCGGCCTGCCCCAGCAGACTGAGTGGGTGCTCAG GAACCTGAATGTGAGCTGGGAGCTGATGCTGCACACTCAGCGGGGTCAGGTGGTCGTGCTGGAGCAGAGCCGAGGGTACTACTTGGAGTCCTCCATGATCGTCCACTGGAGCGGAGGCTGCCTTCCGTCCTACCAACACATCAACAGCATCCAGCTGTACGGAGTCAGGAAGGAGAA gcTGGCCTGGCGCTCTCTGATTTTAAACCTGGATATGGAGACCCATCCGTATGAGGTCATCGGCAAAGATGGAAAGATCAGGCTTGCGTGTCTGTCGCCGGGAGTCGTCATCGGCTTCTGGACG GGGCAGGGCAATGTGGCCTTCATCATGATCAGCCTGCACTTCCACAGGCTGGTGGAGAAGATTCTGCTGGGATCTCCAGTATG CCCATATTCCGAACCTTTGGACCGGCCTCCCGTGGACGACTCAGACCCTAAATTTGGTCTCCACGGCTACACTCTGCACTTCGTCCTGCACAATACCAGGACCCAGATCATGTCGGGACACTTTCGCCGGCTCTCCTGCAGCACAA TTCAACAGGGACTTGCTGAGATGAAGGTCATCAGCAGGACTAACGTGTCCCAGCACCGATCGCTGTCTGGAAGCATCCGGCTGCCCTGGAAGAGGGAGAAGCTGGAAGGCTCGGTAGAG AACTGCTGCATTATGACGTTGACCCTGCTGGACGACTTCCAGAAACCCTTCTGGTGCGTCAGCACCCCCGTCACCATCTCCATGGTGAAGAAGTCTCAGTCGTTCGACTACAGCGGCACCGACTTCCTGATGGTGTACCGCAGCTCTGAGGGGCAGGTGAAGATGAAGCTGGTCTGGCTGAAAGAGCAGCAGCAGTTCTTCCTCGTCGGCCTCACGCTCTACGTCTCCATCCTCAAAGTCAACGCTCACTTCAGCACCAAGTACAAAAGCTGA